A segment of the Desulfobacterales bacterium genome:
TGGACTGGCTATCGTTTTGTTTATTGTGGGTGTCGTCAGCTACGCCGCGTTTCCTGCAAAAACGCCGGACCGCCCGGTAAGGCTCATGTTTCAGAGCATTGCCGGAAATGTCCTGTTCGACCACAAGACCCATACAGGTGCCTCGGGCTACGGCCTTTCCTGCCGCGATTGTCACCATACCCTGGAAGCAGGCGAAACAGAGGCAACGGCCTGCATCGAATGCCACGAACGTGAAAGCGAAGAC
Coding sequences within it:
- a CDS encoding cytochrome c3 family protein; translated protein: MVSKKELQMAYGLAIVLFIVGVVSYAAFPAKTPDRPVRLMFQSIAGNVLFDHKTHTGASGYGLSCRDCHHTLEAGETEATACIECHERESEDPSVPKRSDAFHTQCTKCHKEIEAGPQEGPDGCASCHVR